The following coding sequences lie in one Desmodus rotundus isolate HL8 chromosome 1, HLdesRot8A.1, whole genome shotgun sequence genomic window:
- the LOC112298504 gene encoding ADP-ribosylation factor-like protein 2 isoform X1 gives MGLLTILKKKVMQKERELQLLMLDLDNAGKATVLKKKFNGETINTISLTLGFNIKTLEPQGFKLNLWDVGSQKSQHPYWWNYFESTAGLTWVVDSTHLQRMQGCQRELQSLLMEECLAGATLLTFVNKQDLSGALSSNITHEALELDSICSHHCAPLCIQGYSSVTEENLLPNFDWLPPG, from the exons ATGGGCCTTCTGACCATCCTGAAGAAGAAGGTGATGCAGAAAGAGCGAGAGTTACAGCTGCTCATGCTTGACCTGGACAACGCTGGCAAGGCAACTGTTCTCAAGAA gaagttcaATGGGGAAACCATCAACACCATCTCCCTGACACTCGGCTTCAACATCAAGACCTTGGAGCCCCAGGGATTCAAGCTGAACCTCTGGGATGTTGGCAGCCAGAAGTCCCAGCACCCCTACTGGTGGAACTACTTTGAGAGCACTGCCGGCCTCACCTGGGTGGTGGACAGCACCCACCTCCAGCGCATGCAGGGCTGCCAGCGGGAGCTCCAGAGCCTGCTGATGGAAGAGTGCCTAGCTGGAGCCACTCTCCTCACCTTTGTTAACAAGCAGGACCTGTCTGGAGCACTGTCTTCTAACATCACACACGAGGCCCTGGAGCTGGACTCCATCTGCAGCCACCACTGTGCACCACTGTGCATACAGGGCTACAGCTCTGTCACCGAGGAAAACCTGCTGCCCAACttcgactggctgcctcctggaTGA
- the LOC112298504 gene encoding ADP-ribosylation factor-like protein 2 isoform X2: MGLLTILKKKVMQKERELQLLMLDLDNAGKATVLKKKFNGETINTISLTLGFNIKTLEPQGFKLNLWDVGSQKSQHPYWWNYFESTAGLTWVVDSTHLQRMQGCQRELQSLLMEECLALELDSICSHHCAPLCIQGYSSVTEENLLPNFDWLPPG; this comes from the exons ATGGGCCTTCTGACCATCCTGAAGAAGAAGGTGATGCAGAAAGAGCGAGAGTTACAGCTGCTCATGCTTGACCTGGACAACGCTGGCAAGGCAACTGTTCTCAAGAA gaagttcaATGGGGAAACCATCAACACCATCTCCCTGACACTCGGCTTCAACATCAAGACCTTGGAGCCCCAGGGATTCAAGCTGAACCTCTGGGATGTTGGCAGCCAGAAGTCCCAGCACCCCTACTGGTGGAACTACTTTGAGAGCACTGCCGGCCTCACCTGGGTGGTGGACAGCACCCACCTCCAGCGCATGCAGGGCTGCCAGCGGGAGCTCCAGAGCCTGCTGATGGAAGAGTGCCTA GCCCTGGAGCTGGACTCCATCTGCAGCCACCACTGTGCACCACTGTGCATACAGGGCTACAGCTCTGTCACCGAGGAAAACCTGCTGCCCAACttcgactggctgcctcctggaTGA